The following coding sequences lie in one Candidatus Eremiobacterota bacterium genomic window:
- a CDS encoding beta-propeller fold lactonase family protein, with amino-acid sequence MRNLGHLSFTIGAAALLANCGAPALVRPSGIDAQNSSVRSARALTTPHYLYVTNGHSNDVSAFIINPNSGVLRRLETSPFKARSLPIGLAIDPSGAFMYVANGLSGDVSAYVIHASGRLTHVPGQPFAAGSYPWQVAIHPSGKFVYVVNESSSNVSAYAINAGSGALTQIQGSPFAAGYSPAGVAIDPTGAFAYVTNNGNNNVSGYTINASSGALTPLHGSPFAAGSSPRKVAISGSFVYLANNGSNNVSAYAIDPKNGALTQVPGSPFGAGSSPVAVAINPAGTFVYVTNQGSNNVSAYAINTSTGVLTQVQGSPFAAGSNPTAVAVDPTGEFAYVANLGGGVSAFAINAGSGALTKVKGSPFSAGSEPYAVTVR; translated from the coding sequence ATGAGGAACCTAGGTCACTTATCTTTCACTATCGGAGCTGCCGCGCTGCTCGCGAATTGTGGCGCCCCGGCTCTCGTGCGGCCCTCCGGGATTGACGCGCAAAACAGCTCGGTGCGAAGCGCCCGCGCTCTGACGACGCCTCACTATCTCTACGTGACCAACGGGCACTCTAACGACGTTTCCGCCTTCATTATCAATCCGAACAGCGGCGTCTTACGGCGGCTGGAGACCTCGCCGTTCAAAGCGCGCTCGCTGCCGATCGGGCTGGCGATCGATCCGTCAGGCGCGTTCATGTATGTCGCCAACGGTTTGTCCGGCGACGTTTCCGCCTACGTCATCCACGCCAGTGGTCGCTTGACCCATGTGCCGGGCCAGCCGTTCGCGGCGGGCTCCTACCCATGGCAAGTAGCGATTCACCCGTCCGGCAAATTCGTCTACGTGGTTAACGAAAGTTCAAGCAACGTTTCCGCCTATGCCATCAATGCCGGCAGCGGTGCATTGACGCAGATACAAGGGTCGCCGTTTGCCGCGGGTTACAGCCCGGCTGGTGTTGCGATCGATCCGACGGGCGCGTTCGCGTATGTGACGAACAACGGCAACAATAACGTTTCCGGCTACACTATCAATGCGAGCAGCGGCGCCTTGACGCCCCTGCATGGGTCGCCGTTCGCGGCGGGCTCTTCGCCGAGGAAAGTGGCGATCAGCGGCAGCTTCGTCTATCTAGCAAATAACGGCTCCAACAACGTTTCCGCGTACGCGATCGACCCGAAGAATGGTGCCTTGACGCAGGTGCCGGGTTCGCCGTTTGGGGCAGGCAGCAGTCCAGTCGCGGTAGCGATCAATCCGGCCGGCACGTTCGTCTACGTTACCAATCAGGGCTCCAACAATGTTTCCGCTTATGCTATCAACACGAGCACCGGTGTTTTGACGCAGGTCCAAGGATCGCCATTCGCAGCTGGTTCTAACCCAACCGCGGTCGCGGTCGACCCGACCGGTGAGTTCGCCTATGTGGCAAATCTAGGCGGCGGGGTTTCTGCGTTCGCGATCAACGCGGGCAGCGGTGCGTTGACCAAGGTGAAGGGCTCGCCGTTTTCAGCGGGCAGTGAACCGTATGCCGTGACGGTCCGATAG
- a CDS encoding beta-propeller fold lactonase family protein, which produces MKPMRTSRVFMTLAISTVFLAGCGAPGGNASFSVPGAAQAPNAQTRHAAPGMLGRKGALEFAYVSNGGSNSISAYAIDTTSGALTPVPGSPFAAGTTPQIIAIDAKGRFAYVANPGSNNISGYTINAANGELAPVAGSPFNAGTTPQTVAVDPTGKFVYAANIGSDNVSAYRIDASSGALKPVKGSPFGAGSESVWVVVDPKGSFVYVTNHGSKTVSGYAINKSSGALTPVTGSPFATGTGPVGEAIDPSGKFAYVVNFGGNNVSGYTIDADGVLTPITGSPFVAGSVPTDMAIEPNGKFAYVSDQSTDAISGYSIDPSSGALTAVTGSPFAAGNHPYGVAVDPAGKFAYAANLNSDNVSAYTINANSGELTPVAGSPFGGGTPVYVATCRSKKGKCIPPPL; this is translated from the coding sequence ATGAAACCTATGCGGACTTCGCGCGTCTTCATGACGCTCGCTATCAGCACCGTATTTTTGGCCGGATGCGGGGCTCCAGGCGGTAACGCATCCTTCTCTGTGCCTGGGGCCGCCCAAGCTCCCAACGCGCAGACGCGTCACGCCGCGCCCGGCATGTTGGGCCGCAAAGGCGCGCTTGAGTTCGCTTATGTCTCAAACGGTGGGTCTAATAGTATTTCTGCCTATGCGATCGACACGACGAGCGGTGCGCTGACGCCGGTGCCCGGCTCTCCATTTGCTGCGGGTACGACGCCCCAAATCATTGCAATCGATGCTAAGGGTAGATTCGCCTACGTAGCCAATCCTGGGTCAAACAATATCTCCGGGTACACAATAAACGCTGCTAACGGCGAGCTGGCACCCGTTGCTGGGTCGCCTTTTAACGCGGGTACGACGCCGCAGACCGTTGCAGTCGATCCGACGGGCAAGTTCGTTTACGCGGCAAACATTGGTTCCGATAATGTTTCGGCGTACCGAATTGACGCGAGCAGCGGCGCGCTGAAGCCGGTGAAAGGGTCACCGTTCGGAGCCGGTTCTGAGTCCGTGTGGGTGGTGGTCGATCCTAAGGGCAGTTTTGTCTATGTGACCAACCATGGTTCCAAGACTGTGTCCGGCTACGCCATCAACAAGTCCAGCGGTGCGTTGACACCGGTTACGGGTTCGCCATTTGCTACCGGCACGGGGCCGGTTGGCGAAGCAATCGATCCTTCTGGGAAGTTCGCCTATGTGGTTAACTTCGGCGGCAATAATGTTTCCGGCTACACGATCGACGCGGACGGCGTGCTGACGCCCATAACGGGATCTCCGTTCGTGGCAGGTAGCGTTCCCACTGACATGGCGATTGAGCCTAATGGTAAGTTCGCCTATGTCTCCGACCAGAGCACTGACGCTATTTCCGGCTATTCGATCGATCCGAGCAGCGGCGCGCTGACTGCGGTGACCGGCTCTCCATTTGCGGCGGGCAACCATCCCTATGGCGTGGCGGTCGACCCAGCGGGGAAGTTCGCTTACGCGGCCAACCTCAACTCCGACAATGTTTCCGCTTACACGATCAATGCGAACAGCGGCGAGTTGACCCCGGTAGCCGGTTCTCCATTTGGTGGGGGTACTCCGGTTTACGTTGCGACGTGCCGCAGCAAAAAAGGAAAGTGCATTCCGCCGCCATTATAG
- a CDS encoding VOC family protein, with product MNQRPILTSIAASLFVADIEASCEFFTTKLGFTVDFVYGDPPFYGQVSRDDARFALRQVRESVFAGDIRKREDLISAAITVATVDEIKRLYSDYQSEGVHFHQPLKREAWGASTFIVLDPDGNLLLFAGPAE from the coding sequence ATGAATCAGCGGCCGATCCTCACCTCGATCGCCGCGTCGCTCTTCGTAGCCGATATCGAGGCTTCTTGTGAGTTCTTCACTACGAAACTCGGGTTCACGGTCGACTTCGTTTACGGCGATCCGCCATTCTATGGCCAAGTCAGTCGTGATGACGCTCGGTTTGCATTGCGGCAGGTCCGGGAATCGGTATTCGCCGGCGATATTCGTAAGCGCGAAGATTTGATTTCCGCCGCCATCACCGTCGCTACTGTTGATGAGATCAAGCGCCTGTATAGCGATTATCAGTCAGAAGGCGTGCACTTCCATCAGCCCCTGAAAAGGGAGGCATGGGGCGCCAGCACTTTCATCGTGCTGGATCCCGATGGAAATCTTCTTCTCTTTGCCGGGCCCGCCGAATAG
- a CDS encoding high-potential iron-sulfur protein, with product MMLPTLAGLLAAKAAADSKASPASMHYQTSPNGSMQCSKCQFFIPGQDAQSNGTCRVVDGSISPSGYCIAFTAK from the coding sequence GTGATGCTACCCACGCTTGCGGGGCTGCTCGCTGCGAAAGCCGCGGCCGACTCGAAGGCCTCGCCTGCGTCGATGCACTATCAGACGTCACCCAACGGCAGCATGCAGTGCTCGAAATGCCAGTTTTTTATTCCTGGCCAGGACGCACAATCCAATGGAACTTGCCGCGTGGTCGATGGTTCGATCTCCCCCAGCGGCTATTGCATCGCCTTTACCGCCAAATAG
- the prfB gene encoding peptide chain release factor 2 (programmed frameshift), with translation MSETQIAAVSRLEERLDALKERLDDVGKRRRIAELDERSRAQEFWSDPEAAQRVMKELAELRDQAASFDGVAEMLGDARELLALFTDDPAAEREADSGIASATEAIERLEMAASFSGEFDARNAIVSIFAGAGGVDAADWTAMLARMYVRWAESNGYQTQIVEESAAEEAGLKSITFFVRGRNAYGMLESERGVHRLVRLSPFDAAHRRHTSFAAVDIIPEVEEGDAADVELKPDDLRIETFKSGGAGGQYVNKTESAVRVVHLPTGIVVASQQERSQAQNRDVAFKILRAKLAVRAAEERDQKLADLRGERQANEWGSQIRSYVLQPYQLVKDHRTGVETANVGEVLDGTIDTFIWPYLQQREPS, from the exons ATGAGCGAAACGCAGATAGCCGCAGTTAGCCGCCTCGAAGAACGCCTCGACGCACTCAAGGAGCGGCTT GACGACGTAGGCAAGCGCCGGCGAATAGCCGAGCTGGACGAGCGTTCGCGCGCTCAGGAGTTTTGGAGCGACCCGGAAGCGGCGCAACGTGTCATGAAAGAATTGGCCGAACTGCGGGATCAAGCGGCCTCGTTCGACGGTGTGGCCGAGATGCTCGGCGATGCACGCGAACTCCTCGCCCTCTTCACCGACGATCCCGCGGCCGAACGAGAAGCCGATAGCGGTATCGCATCCGCTACGGAAGCCATCGAGCGCCTCGAGATGGCGGCGAGCTTCAGCGGTGAATTCGATGCGCGCAACGCGATCGTCAGCATCTTCGCGGGCGCCGGCGGCGTCGACGCCGCCGACTGGACGGCGATGCTCGCGCGCATGTACGTGCGCTGGGCCGAATCGAACGGCTATCAAACCCAGATCGTCGAGGAGTCCGCGGCCGAAGAAGCGGGCCTAAAATCGATCACATTTTTCGTACGCGGGCGCAACGCGTACGGAATGCTCGAAAGCGAGCGCGGCGTGCATCGTTTGGTGCGTCTGTCGCCCTTCGATGCCGCGCATCGGCGGCATACGTCATTCGCCGCCGTCGACATCATCCCCGAAGTCGAGGAGGGCGATGCAGCCGACGTGGAGCTCAAACCCGACGATTTGCGAATCGAAACGTTTAAATCAGGGGGCGCGGGCGGCCAGTACGTCAACAAAACGGAGTCCGCGGTGCGCGTCGTCCATCTTCCGACGGGCATCGTCGTTGCCTCGCAGCAAGAGCGTTCGCAGGCTCAAAATCGCGACGTCGCATTCAAGATCCTTCGCGCGAAGCTGGCGGTGCGGGCTGCCGAGGAGCGCGATCAAAAGCTTGCCGATTTACGCGGCGAGCGTCAAGCGAATGAATGGGGATCGCAAATTCGTTCCTACGTGCTTCAGCCGTACCAACTCGTCAAGGATCACCGAACGGGAGTGGAAACCGCGAACGTCGGTGAAGTGCTCGACGGTACCATCGATACCTTTATCTGGCCCTACTTGCAACAACGGGAGCCTTCGTGA
- a CDS encoding OsmC family protein produces MNSEQLRALQTPIKERYKTEPQTASLTLRAQGQLGDGITCNVQTGKALVAAGLHPATGGDGLSACSGDMLLEALAACAGVTLNAVATAMGIDIRAGGVVAEGDLDFRGTLGVAKDVPVGLSRIRLRFELDTDAPSDQLDTLIRLTERYCVVYQTLRHSPEMSVERV; encoded by the coding sequence GTGAACTCAGAACAGCTTCGTGCGCTCCAGACCCCGATCAAGGAGCGCTACAAAACTGAGCCCCAAACCGCGTCGCTTACGCTGCGAGCCCAGGGGCAATTGGGCGATGGCATCACCTGCAACGTGCAGACCGGCAAAGCGCTCGTAGCGGCCGGACTCCATCCGGCAACGGGCGGCGACGGACTGAGCGCGTGCTCTGGCGACATGCTGCTCGAGGCCTTGGCGGCCTGCGCCGGTGTCACGCTCAACGCGGTCGCCACGGCAATGGGAATCGACATTCGCGCCGGGGGCGTCGTAGCCGAAGGCGACCTAGACTTTCGTGGAACGCTTGGCGTCGCGAAAGATGTCCCGGTCGGGTTGTCACGCATTCGGTTGCGATTCGAGCTCGACACGGATGCACCGAGCGATCAGCTCGATACGCTGATCCGTCTGACGGAACGCTATTGCGTCGTCTATCAAACGCTGCGGCACTCGCCCGAGATGTCGGTGGAGCGCGTCTAG
- a CDS encoding DUF4242 domain-containing protein: MDIHEIEGATPKAVADAHRADMNVQAKYGVEYHKYWFNEKQAKIFCLCSAPSVEAANTVHREAHGLIAQKIIEVAPEVAQGFLGGSEVDAGGAALLPGTGDVRDPGIRTILFTDIVESTSLTQRLGDDGCMALMSIHDTIVRDSLALHGGREIKHTGDGIMAAFPSAAAAVRCAARIQKALGEHPSRGSDCPVIVRIGAAAGEPVENNSDLFGTTVQLAARLCAQAQPEQTLVSNAVAELCMGKGVSFRDLGEIALKGFERPIRVHAVE; this comes from the coding sequence ATGGACATCCACGAAATCGAGGGAGCAACACCGAAAGCCGTTGCCGATGCGCACCGGGCCGACATGAACGTGCAGGCGAAGTATGGAGTCGAGTATCACAAGTATTGGTTCAACGAGAAGCAAGCCAAGATTTTCTGCCTTTGCAGCGCACCGAGCGTCGAAGCCGCTAACACCGTTCACCGTGAAGCGCATGGATTGATCGCTCAAAAAATCATCGAGGTCGCGCCCGAAGTCGCTCAAGGATTCCTCGGTGGGTCCGAAGTCGACGCAGGGGGCGCCGCGCTACTGCCTGGAACCGGCGACGTTCGCGATCCAGGAATTCGCACGATTCTCTTTACGGATATCGTCGAATCGACATCACTCACCCAGCGCCTCGGCGACGACGGCTGTATGGCGCTCATGTCGATTCACGACACGATCGTGCGCGATTCGCTCGCGCTGCACGGCGGCCGAGAGATCAAGCACACCGGCGACGGCATCATGGCGGCCTTTCCTTCGGCGGCGGCGGCCGTTCGCTGTGCCGCACGCATCCAAAAGGCCTTGGGCGAGCACCCTTCGCGAGGCAGTGATTGTCCAGTAATCGTTCGGATTGGCGCCGCGGCCGGCGAACCGGTGGAGAATAACAGCGACCTTTTCGGAACGACGGTGCAGCTGGCCGCGCGACTCTGCGCGCAGGCGCAGCCCGAGCAGACATTGGTATCGAACGCCGTCGCCGAGCTCTGCATGGGCAAAGGAGTTTCATTTCGCGATCTGGGCGAGATTGCGTTGAAGGGCTTCGAGCGTCCGATTCGGGTTCACGCCGTCGAGTAA
- a CDS encoding DUF2079 domain-containing protein — protein MGSVKYAAHRNLVDFGIFAQTVASAWGCFCNPIEGSHWAYHFSPILYPVAIAFAAIRTPLTLVTLQAVAGALVAPPIYALVRARSGVLAGRLAATVAWLYPPLAGLIFGDFHENGFAPAAVAWTVYAFDSERLGLALSGALVTLCIKEDQAVFLAIAGGLSAWRYRGTQRGAVAAAIAIVSLAVLVAFFALIRPHAAVAAAPWQPERFYAWGAPLSSSVPAEIAARLGFLLLIFVPLLFLPFRSRAMWVAAAPLGEVLLSRMPTTFTLGTHYAGAWIGYVMAAFAFAVRKLPPRRARTILAVCAGLCILELAVADPLHPGLNLRRPQARDVALGRFLRTLPRDANVATQEEAYTHLAAVDPYAQLVPESPTEPVEACLVLLDWSFPQSPRLQEYGAAFLAAMREGRYIRIAASDGIALYRRVGACR, from the coding sequence TTGGGGTCGGTCAAATATGCGGCGCACCGAAACCTCGTCGATTTCGGAATCTTCGCTCAAACCGTGGCCAGCGCGTGGGGCTGCTTTTGCAATCCTATTGAAGGAAGCCATTGGGCATATCACTTCTCGCCGATTCTCTACCCGGTGGCGATCGCGTTTGCAGCGATACGAACACCGCTGACCCTTGTAACGCTGCAGGCCGTGGCGGGCGCGCTCGTCGCCCCGCCGATTTACGCGTTAGTTCGAGCCAGAAGCGGCGTGTTGGCCGGACGACTCGCTGCGACGGTCGCATGGCTGTATCCGCCGCTGGCCGGGCTCATTTTCGGCGACTTTCACGAAAATGGATTCGCGCCGGCGGCGGTGGCCTGGACCGTCTACGCTTTCGATTCCGAGCGTTTGGGTTTGGCGCTGAGCGGTGCGCTCGTGACACTCTGCATCAAGGAAGATCAAGCAGTCTTTCTTGCGATCGCGGGCGGCCTCTCGGCGTGGCGGTATCGCGGAACGCAGCGAGGAGCCGTAGCGGCAGCGATCGCAATCGTAAGCCTCGCGGTCCTCGTGGCATTCTTCGCTTTAATTCGGCCTCACGCGGCCGTGGCGGCGGCGCCGTGGCAGCCCGAGCGCTTTTACGCGTGGGGAGCGCCTTTATCGAGCAGCGTGCCTGCGGAAATCGCAGCGAGACTCGGCTTTCTCCTCCTGATTTTCGTACCGCTGCTCTTCTTGCCGTTTCGCTCGCGCGCAATGTGGGTCGCCGCTGCGCCGCTGGGCGAGGTGCTGTTGTCGCGAATGCCGACGACGTTCACGCTTGGAACACACTATGCCGGAGCGTGGATCGGTTACGTGATGGCGGCATTTGCATTTGCCGTACGCAAACTGCCGCCGCGGCGAGCGCGCACGATCTTGGCGGTCTGCGCGGGACTCTGCATTCTCGAGCTCGCGGTGGCCGATCCGCTCCATCCGGGATTGAACCTACGTCGCCCGCAAGCGCGGGACGTTGCACTCGGTCGATTCTTGCGAACGCTTCCGCGCGATGCGAACGTCGCGACGCAAGAAGAAGCGTACACGCATCTCGCTGCGGTCGATCCGTACGCGCAGCTCGTGCCCGAATCGCCAACGGAGCCGGTCGAAGCGTGTCTCGTGCTGCTCGATTGGAGCTTTCCGCAATCCCCACGCTTGCAAGAATACGGCGCGGCCTTTTTGGCAGCGATGCGGGAGGGGCGGTACATTCGCATCGCCGCTTCGGATGGTATCGCGCTCTACCGCCGGGTGGGTGCTTGCAGATGA
- a CDS encoding glycosyltransferase family 9 protein, whose protein sequence is MPEVSPSVLIIRLDGIGDAVALTPLLAALRRRSIPVDIVLRDSNGGIFASRAARSIVMAPFALRNDSRSNRNLIAMFGHELASRQYSHVLVPTEDPAGYRLAAAVGAPVRIGFADPWGKPLKAIWGRRLLSRSVYRSAGLDPRGPHECEVLFTLGESLLGDESPTSDVAELRPLLLEREPDPGHRIAVQITDKWERIGIPVEHVCELLFQLREYRALQLLCAARESEYANRIAAASQLAIDYFDALEPWKEAIAAAPLIVTPDSGALHVAGMTGTPVVAIFPPQREYALQIARWAPWAAPHRIVRADGGWQRRATDAVAQLLAT, encoded by the coding sequence ATGCCGGAGGTTTCACCGTCGGTGCTCATCATCCGCCTCGACGGTATCGGCGATGCCGTTGCGTTGACGCCCCTGCTGGCCGCTCTCCGCCGCCGATCGATACCCGTGGACATCGTCCTGCGCGATTCGAACGGCGGCATCTTCGCCTCGCGAGCGGCGCGTAGCATTGTAATGGCTCCCTTCGCACTACGCAACGACTCGCGATCGAATCGCAACCTCATCGCCATGTTTGGCCACGAGCTGGCGTCGCGCCAATATTCGCACGTCCTGGTGCCAACCGAAGATCCAGCCGGCTACCGGCTTGCCGCCGCCGTCGGTGCGCCCGTTCGCATCGGCTTCGCCGATCCGTGGGGCAAGCCGCTCAAGGCCATCTGGGGACGCCGCCTGCTCAGCCGCAGCGTCTATCGCAGTGCGGGCTTGGACCCCCGCGGACCGCACGAGTGCGAAGTGCTTTTCACGCTGGGCGAGTCGCTCCTCGGCGATGAATCCCCCACCAGCGACGTCGCCGAACTTCGTCCGCTCCTGCTCGAGCGAGAGCCCGATCCCGGCCATCGCATCGCCGTCCAGATCACCGACAAATGGGAACGCATCGGCATTCCTGTCGAGCATGTTTGCGAACTGCTCTTTCAACTGCGCGAATACCGGGCGTTACAACTCTTATGCGCCGCGCGCGAATCCGAGTACGCCAACCGCATTGCGGCGGCGTCGCAGCTCGCAATAGATTATTTCGACGCGCTCGAGCCCTGGAAAGAAGCGATTGCCGCGGCCCCGCTGATCGTTACGCCCGACTCGGGCGCGCTGCACGTCGCAGGCATGACCGGCACGCCCGTCGTTGCGATCTTTCCGCCGCAACGCGAATACGCACTTCAGATCGCTCGCTGGGCACCCTGGGCCGCGCCGCATCGGATCGTCCGCGCCGATGGCGGATGGCAACGACGTGCGACCGATGCGGTCGCGCAACTCCTAGCAACGTAG
- a CDS encoding YbjQ family protein: MIAREDVVTFDQLDGYRTLRSLGHVSGSASRPRNRLRSTFRSLGMLIGLSSAEFLSDAEQLRSDALEALRRRADSMGANAVIGLQFFVSEGDDGSCEVVAFGQAVTVREDRG; encoded by the coding sequence ATGATCGCTCGTGAGGACGTCGTGACCTTCGATCAACTCGATGGTTATCGCACGTTGCGCAGCCTCGGCCACGTTTCGGGCAGCGCATCTCGTCCCCGCAACCGCCTGCGCTCCACCTTCCGCAGCCTTGGGATGCTGATCGGGTTATCCAGCGCCGAGTTCTTGAGCGATGCGGAGCAACTGCGTAGCGACGCGCTCGAAGCGCTTCGCCGGCGTGCCGACTCGATGGGCGCGAACGCGGTCATCGGGTTGCAGTTTTTCGTTTCCGAGGGAGACGACGGTTCGTGCGAAGTCGTCGCCTTCGGACAGGCCGTTACCGTACGCGAGGATCGGGGTTGA
- a CDS encoding uracil-DNA glycosylase: MNESERARRHELLAAESLAAAACRKCAIGYERRHNVYGEGDPCARLVVIGEGPGETEDQLGRPFVGRAGQLLDRMLAAIGLERGEVYICNTVKCRPTLPGANGPRNRAPDPQEMENCRPFLNEQIAIVAPAVILALGAPAAKSFLGKEFQITRMRGRWYAGPDDIPLMVTFHPAYILRQTGGEIEGVKRMVWADLKAVRAKLDEQPAPPAIDMVEVRQAGLFESP, translated from the coding sequence GTGAACGAATCCGAACGAGCGCGCCGGCATGAGCTGCTCGCCGCGGAGTCGCTTGCGGCGGCGGCCTGCCGCAAGTGTGCGATCGGCTACGAACGGCGTCATAACGTTTACGGCGAGGGCGACCCCTGCGCGCGACTCGTGGTGATTGGTGAAGGTCCGGGTGAGACCGAAGATCAGCTGGGGCGACCATTCGTCGGGCGCGCAGGTCAATTGCTCGACCGCATGCTCGCGGCAATCGGCCTCGAGCGCGGGGAAGTCTACATCTGCAATACGGTGAAATGCCGGCCTACGCTGCCGGGGGCAAACGGGCCGCGCAATCGCGCTCCCGACCCACAGGAAATGGAGAACTGCCGTCCGTTCTTGAACGAACAGATCGCGATTGTCGCGCCGGCGGTCATTCTCGCGCTCGGAGCCCCTGCGGCGAAATCGTTCCTCGGAAAGGAGTTTCAGATTACGCGCATGCGTGGACGCTGGTATGCCGGTCCCGATGACATACCGCTCATGGTAACCTTCCATCCCGCCTACATTCTGCGTCAAACCGGCGGCGAGATCGAAGGCGTCAAGCGCATGGTCTGGGCCGATCTCAAAGCGGTGCGCGCCAAGCTCGACGAGCAACCTGCGCCGCCCGCAATCGATATGGTCGAAGTTCGGCAGGCGGGTCTGTTTGAATCCCCTTGA
- the rlmN gene encoding 23S rRNA (adenine(2503)-C(2))-methyltransferase RlmN, translating to MRDVVARAGFRDADEFVRAYDLKPYRLRQLYRAATKELVEQVSDVTPLPKGLRAALSERGVAFSGIELVTVVRSQDDQTTKALFRLKDGKEVEAVLMEHHGGRTTVCISSQAGCAFACAFCATGQGGFDRNLSAGEIFDQALFFARRLAPTDRRVTNVVFMGMGEPFHNYAAVMEAVALLNDPLGFGLGHRHITISTVGLVDKIDRFADEHLQVNLAISLHAPTDAIRSRFMPVNRRFPLSDLMGACERYVAKTNRKIFFEYVMLDGINDDAACAHALADLLHGRLYHVNLIPYNATPDGPFSATPEARIWEFARIVDAAGIPVTVRQNMGRDIAAACGQLQAESQPKAHHPAPVSP from the coding sequence TTGCGCGACGTGGTGGCGCGCGCCGGTTTTCGCGATGCCGATGAGTTCGTCCGCGCCTACGACCTCAAGCCATATCGGTTGCGACAGCTGTACCGCGCCGCCACCAAAGAGCTGGTCGAGCAGGTCTCAGACGTAACGCCGCTGCCCAAGGGACTGCGCGCGGCACTCTCGGAGCGCGGCGTGGCGTTCTCGGGGATAGAGCTCGTCACCGTCGTGCGCTCGCAGGACGACCAGACGACCAAAGCGCTCTTCCGTTTGAAAGACGGCAAAGAAGTCGAAGCCGTGTTAATGGAACACCATGGCGGTCGTACGACGGTCTGTATCTCATCGCAGGCGGGATGCGCGTTTGCCTGCGCCTTCTGCGCTACGGGTCAAGGCGGATTCGATCGAAATCTTTCCGCGGGCGAAATCTTTGACCAGGCGCTGTTTTTTGCGCGACGGCTTGCGCCGACTGATAGACGCGTCACAAACGTCGTTTTCATGGGGATGGGCGAGCCGTTTCACAACTACGCGGCGGTGATGGAGGCCGTCGCGCTGCTCAACGATCCGCTTGGCTTCGGACTCGGGCATCGGCACATCACGATTTCGACCGTCGGCCTAGTGGACAAGATCGATCGCTTCGCCGACGAGCATCTGCAAGTCAACTTGGCGATATCGCTTCATGCTCCGACCGATGCCATCCGCTCGCGTTTCATGCCGGTCAATCGGCGATTTCCGCTTTCGGACCTAATGGGCGCCTGCGAGCGCTACGTGGCCAAGACGAATCGAAAGATCTTCTTTGAATACGTCATGCTTGACGGCATCAACGACGACGCGGCCTGCGCGCACGCGCTCGCCGATCTTCTGCACGGCCGGCTCTACCACGTGAATCTTATTCCGTACAACGCCACGCCGGACGGTCCGTTTAGCGCGACGCCGGAGGCTCGTATTTGGGAGTTCGCGCGGATCGTCGACGCGGCCGGCATTCCGGTCACCGTGCGCCAGAACATGGGGCGAGACATCGCGGCAGCATGCGGGCAACTGCAAGCCGAGAGCCAGCCGAAAGCGCACCACCCCGCTCCCGTGTCACCGTGA
- a CDS encoding VOC family protein, producing MERAIPILRIFDESKAREFYLDYCGFSVEFEHRFYEGAPLFMGIARDGVRIFLSEHHGDGTPGTYVRIDVSGLDELHAELKTKNYRFMNPAIQEQEWGRELTVYDPFGNRLIFSEPPGD from the coding sequence ATGGAGCGTGCCATTCCCATCTTGCGAATCTTCGATGAATCCAAGGCGCGCGAGTTTTATCTAGACTATTGCGGTTTTTCGGTCGAGTTCGAACATCGGTTTTATGAAGGCGCGCCGCTCTTCATGGGCATCGCCCGCGACGGGGTGAGAATTTTCTTGAGCGAACACCATGGAGACGGCACGCCGGGGACGTACGTCAGGATCGACGTGTCGGGCTTAGACGAGCTGCACGCCGAGTTGAAAACAAAGAACTATCGCTTCATGAATCCGGCAATACAAGAGCAGGAATGGGGGCGCGAACTTACGGTCTACGACCCCTTCGGCAATCGGCTCATCTTCAGCGAACCTCCCGGCGACTAG